A window from Penicillium oxalicum strain HP7-1 chromosome VIII, whole genome shotgun sequence encodes these proteins:
- a CDS encoding ATP-dependent RNA helicase dbp3, producing the protein MAKRSADPTELRPTKKSKSDEKHSSKKEKKEKKDKKEKKEKKETKPDVDTVNDVPSEEQTGYVEVSALTNLPQSEIDQFLQEKVIKITDSATDAPPQLRPIISFDYLPPCNNNLYAPLKAFPAPSPIQAATWPLLFSGRDVIGIAETGSGKTLGFGLPCLKKLLDSKRSRKPYHPAAVIISPTRELAMQIYDQLIKFSDVANADVTCIFGGVGKDEQRVALKTAAIVVATPGRLKDLQNDESVSLSKVKYLVLDEADRMLDKGFEQDIKDIIQPMPVSKRQTVMFTATWPKSVRDLAATFMNSPVTVTIGGDPSADPRANTRIKQEVEVLDGREKENRLIQLLNRSQRGQNPEKVLVFCLYKKEAMRIEGLIKRKGFRVAGIHGDLNQSDRFRNLEAFKSGAATVLVATDVAARGLDIPAVMLVINVTFPLTVEDYVHRIGRTGRAGKEGHAITLFTEQDKALSGGLINVLKAAKQEVPEALLKFGTTVKKKQHDAYGAFYKDIGTDKKATKITFD; encoded by the exons ATGGCAAAGAGAAGCGCAGACCCGACGGAGCTGCGGCCCACCAAGAAGTCCAAGTCTGACGAGAAGCACTcaagcaagaaggagaagaaggagaagaaggacaagaaagagaagaaggagaaaaaggagacCAAACCCGATGTGGACACAGTGAACGACGTTCCATCAGAAGAACAGACGGGCTACGTGGAAGTTTCGGCGCTCACAAACCTGCCGCAGTCTGAGATTGATCAATTCCTCCAGGAAAAGGTCATCAAGATCACGGATTCCGCCACAGATGCACCACCTCAACTTCGTCCGATTATTTCCTTCGACTATCTTCCCCCTTGCAACAACAATTTGTACGCTCCGTTGAAGGCATTCCCTGCTCCCTCGCCCATCCAGGCCGCTACCTGGCCTCTGCTCTTCTCGGGTCGCGATGTGATTGGTATCGCAGAGACTGGCAGTGGTAAGACCCTTGGTTTTGGTCTGCCCTGTCTGAAGAAGCTGCTGGATTCCAAGCGAAGCCGCAAGCCGTATCACCCGGCCGCTGTGATCATCTCTCCAACCCGTGAGCTTGCGATGCAAATCTACGACCAGCTGATCAAGTTCTCCGACGTCGCCAATGCCGACGTGACGTGCATTTTCGGTGGCGTGGGCAAGGACGAGCAGCGAGTTGCACTCAAGACGGCTGCGATCGTGGTCGCTACACCCGGCCGTCTGAAGGATCTCCAGAACGACGAGTCCGTCAGCCTGAGCAAGGTCAAGTACCTTGTTCTTGACGAGGCCGATCGTATGTTGGACAAGGGATTCGAGCAGGATATCAAGGACATCATCCAGCCTATGCCCGTTTCAAAGAGACAGACCGTCATGTTCACAGCGACGTGGCCCAAGTCGGTTCGCGACCTTGCCGCTACTTTCATGAACTCCCCCGTGACGGTCACGATCGGCGGTGATCCTTCTGCGGATCCTCGTGCCAACACTCGTATCAAGCAAGAGGTCGAAGTTCTCGACGGtcgggagaaggagaacCGACTCATCCAGCTGCTCAACCGATCCCAAAGGGGTCAGAACCCCGAAAAAGTCCTGGTCTTCTGTCTGTACAAGAAGGAGGCCATGCGGATCGAGGGCCTCATCAAGAGGAAGGGCTTCCGAGTCGCTGGTATTCACGGTGATCTGAATCAGTCGGACCGATTCCGCAACCTCGAGGCCTTCAAGAGCGGAGCCGCGACCGTCCTGGTCGCTACTGATGTGGCTGCTCGGGGTCTGGATATCCCTGCGGTGATGTTGGTGATCAACGTCACTTTCCCTCTGACGGTGGAGGACTACGTTCACCGTATTGGCCGAACTGGCCGAGCTGGAAAAGAGGGTCACGCGATTACATTGTTCACCGAACAAGACAAGGCGCTTTCTGGCGG TCTGATCAACGTTCTGAAGGCCGCCAAGCAAGAAGTGCCCGAGGCTCTGCTCAAGTTCGGTACTACtgtcaagaagaagcagcacGACGCCTACGGTGCTTTCTACAAGGACATTGGCACTGACAAGAAGGCCACCAAAATCACCTTTGATTAG
- a CDS encoding Replication factor A protein 1 produces MASDAASQITVGALSAIFDETKPQVREPIVQCVQVKPLPPQPTHAERYRAVFSDIANYVQTMLATQANHLVTDGSLRKGCFVRLKSFQANSVKGKKILIIFDLEVLKELGEADKIGEPKPLEIKAEEDEKPQATTISSNGFYGSKPATTPAPQPNRAQPARGPSSSAHATIYPIEAISPYSNKWTIKARCTSKSSIKTWHNKNGEGKLFSVNLLDDSGEIRATGFNDQCDMLYDLFQEGGVYYISSPCRVQIAKKLYSNLNNDYELTFERDTLVEKAEDQSDVPQIRFNFTTIGDLQSVEKDTTTDVIGILKDVGETSQIVSKGTGKPYDKREINLVDNTGYSVRLTVWGAGAVNFNVPPESVVAFKGVKVSDFGGRSLSLLSSGSMTVDPDIAEAHRLKGWYDAQGRTEAFTSHASLSGATNSNMKADPFKTIAQVREEQLGMSDQVDYFSLKATVVFIRQDSTWCYPACLSEGCNKKVTQLDAGQWRCEMCDKTHPRPEYRFIMPISVSDHTGQLWLSCFDDTGRLIMGMSADKLMQLCEDDHEAFQAVFREANCRTWSFRCRAKIDNFGEQQRVRYQVSSAKAINYSEEAARLAEIINSYSLN; encoded by the exons ATGGCATCCGATGCGGCGTCCCAGATCACGGTGGGGGCTCTCAG CGCTATATTCGATGAAACTAAGCCACAGGTCCGCGAGCCCATCGTCCAGTGTGTTCAAGTCAAGCCCTTGCCGCCGCAGCCAACCCACGCGGAGCGTTACCGGGCGGTCTTCAGCGACATTGCCAACTATGTCCAGACTATGCTGGCTACAC AAGCGAATCATCTCGTGACAGACGGATCACTTCGAAAAGGATGTTTTGTGCGCCTCAAATCCTTCCAAGCAAATTCAGTCAAGGGAAAGAA AATTTTAATCATCTTTGATCTTGAGGTTTTGAAAGAGTTGGGCGAGGCTGACAAAATCGGAGAGCCCAAGCCTTTAGAGATCaaggcagaggaagatgagaaaccCCAAGCTACAACGATCTCCAGCAACGGATTCTATGGGTCAAAGCCTGCAACCACACCGGCACCACAGCCGAATCGTGCGCAGCCAGCCCGTGGTCCCTCATCCTCTGCCCACGCCACCATTTACCCTATAGAAGCTATTTCTCCCTATTCAAACAAATGGACGATCAAGGCGCGCTGCACCAGCAAATCGAGTATCAAAACCTGGCACAACAAGaatggagaaggaaaattGTTCAGTGTCAATCTGCTGGATGACAGCGGCGAGATTCGTGCCACTGGTTTCAACGATCAGTGCGACATGCTTTACGATTTGTTCCAAGAAGGCGGAGTGTACTATATCTCCAGCCCGTGTCGAGTACAGATCGCCAAGAAGCTATACTCGAATCTCAACAATGACTATGAGCTTACGTTTGAGAGGGACACGCTGGTAGAGAAG GCCGAGGATCAAAGTGATGTGCCGCAGATTCGATTCAATTTCACCACGATTGGGGACTTGCAGTCAGTAGAGAAGGACACGACAACCGACGTCATTGGCATCTTAAAGGATGTGGGAGAGACTTCTCAAATCGTGTCCAAGGGAACCGGAAAGCCTTACGACAAGCGAGAGATCAATCTGGTTGATAATACCGGGTACTCCGTTCGTCTCACTGTCTGGGGTGCCGGCGCAGTCAACTTCAATGTGCCGCCAGAGTCTGTAGTTGCTTTCAAGGGAGTCAAAGTGTCTGACTTTGGAGGACGCAGTTTGAGCTTACTTAGCTCAGGCTCCATGACGGTCGATCCAGACATCGCAGAAGCTCATCGACTGAAGGGCTGGTATGATGCGCAGGGACGTACGGAGGCCTTTACCTCTCACGCGTCCTTGTCCGGTGCAACCAACTCCAATATGAAGGCCGATCCTTTCAAAACCATTGCGCAGGTTCGTGAGGAGCAGCTGGGCATGTCGGATCAAGTTGATTACTTCTCGCTCAAGGCTACCGTCGTCTTCATTCGTCAAGATTCAACGTGGTGCTATCCTGCTTGTTTGTCGGAAGGTTGTAACAAGAAGGTGACGCAGCTCGATGCTGGCCAGTGGCGATGTGAAATGTGTGACAAGACTCACCCACGCCCCGAGTACCGCTTTATCATGCCGATCAGTGTGAGCGATCACACTGGCCAACTGTGGCTCAGTTGTTTCGACGACACAGGACGCCTGATCATGGGCATGTCTGCTGACAAGCTCATGCAACTGTGTGAAGACGATCATGAGGCATTCCAGGCAGTGTTCCGTGAGGCTAACTGCCGCACTTGGAGTTTCCGGTGTCGCGCCAAGATTGATAACTTTGGTGAACAGCAGCG TGTCCGATACCAAGTCTCTTCCGCGAAGGCCATCAATTACTCCGAAGAGGCCGCGCGCTTGGCAGAAATCATTAATTCTTACAGCTTGAACTAG
- a CDS encoding Ubiquitin carboxyl-terminal hydrolase 14, which translates to MACVHAGAPDLSPPGPSQDVYREDCTQCFDSIDDEAGLNVCLHCFNGGCVGDRNHALLHFQRYGHALALNIRRTPKQVQVSNCAPSNPPVRVSEWQVLIQNSLIKRDEPPPKMSKLAIAAETDEDRYNVETSVVCYACPLDNVDKSTAKLSTVIDGVMNAMSFTKREEVKAWEQEFVPCEHTLCLVQADAGDLGSKDTSQCSACDLRENLWICLECGNIACGRNQHGGARGNSHALAHADATSHGVAVKLGSISAEGTADIYCYKCNEERTDPELAKHLAHWGINLAGREKTEKSLMEMQVEHNMQWEFSMTSEDGRELTPLYGPGLTGLANLGNSCYLSSVMQCIFSTPAFQSRYYEPDAEPPLCQAPAQDLETQLRKLADGLLSGRYSRPDPRVAMSMSSADSTPSQIHQRGLLPAMFKHLIGQGHPEFKTMRQQDAFEFLLHLFKNVSLSKHTDGRVNPVEQFRFEVEHRLQCLSCKKVRYKVDVQDNISVAVPARRVAGEQNSFEAVQFSECLDIFTAEETVEFTCPSCQSSAGFSKQTKFKTLPQEFAVNARRFELVNWVPTKLDIPVLVSDEPIDFAAYLAGSHDANEELLPELEESASFTPNPEVMDQLLAMGFPSTRCEKALHATGNSDPEAAMNWLFAHMEDPDIDEPLVLAQTSGSQNAGAQDESKIAQLGEMGIEPSRARKALAATDGDVERAVDWVFTHPDDGDETMESEGNADVPQQAGPIGYATLPARYQLRSIVCHKGTSVHAGHYVAFIRKTRPGEQSLSWVLYNDEKVVECDKVDDMKQTAYLYFLTRV; encoded by the exons ATGGCCTGTGTTCACGCTGGAGCTCCAG ATCTAAGCCCACCAGGTCCTAGTCAGGATGTTTACCGAGAAGATTGCACTCAATGCTTCGACTCTATT GACGACGAGGCTGGTCTCAATGTATGCCTCCATTGCTTCAACGGAGGCTGTGTCGGAGACAGAAATCATGCTCTCCTTCACTTCCAGCGCTACGGTCATGCACTGGCCCTGAATATTCGACGGACTCCAAAGCAAGTGCAGGTGAGTAACTGCGCCCCTTCCAATCCTCCCGTGAGGGTATCGGAGTGGCAGGTTTTAATTCAAAACTCCTTGATCAAGCGTGATGAACCTCCCCCCAAGATGTCGAAACTTGCAATTGCGGCCGAAACAGATGAAGATCGATACAACGTTGAGACGTCTGTTGTTTGCTACGCCTGCCCTCTCGACAATGTTGACAAGAGCACGGCAAAGCTTTCTACGGTGATTGATGGAGTCATGAACGCTATGTCATTTACCAAGCGAGAGGAAGTCAAGGCTTGGGAGCAAGAATTCGTGCCTTGCGAGCATACATTATGCCTTGTCCAAGCGGATGCTGGCGATTTAGGATCTAAGG ACACCAGCCAGTGCTCGGCATGCGATTTGAGGGAAAACCTGTGGATCTGCCTGGAGTGTGGTAATATTGCTTGTGGGCGGAACCAGCATGGAGGGGCCCGAGGAAACTCACATGCTCTTGCACATGCTGATGCTACTTCGCACGGTGTTGCTGTGAAGCTGGGATCAATCTCTGCGGAAGGGACCGCCGACATTTATTGTTACAAGTGCAACGAGGAACGAACAGACCCGGAGCTTGCCAAGCACCTTGCTCACTGGGGCATCAACCTGGCCGGGCGcgagaagacggagaagagcttgATGGAGATGCAGGTGGAGCACAACATGCAGTGGGAGTTCTCAATGACATCCGAGGACGGCCGTGAGCTGACGCCTCTTTACGGCCCAGGTCTGACTGGGTTGGCCAACCTGGGAAACAGTTGCTATCTTTCCAGTGTGATGCAGTGTATCTTCTCCACGCCAGCCTTCCAGAGTCGCTATTACGAGCCTGATGCAGAGCCGCCACTTTGTCAGGCACCAGCTCAGGACCTCGAAACTCAGTTGAGAAAACTTGCGGATGGGCTACTCTCTGGTCGATACTCCCGACCGGACCCAAGAGTCGCAATGTCCATGTCAAGCGCGGATAGCACACCCTCTCAAATCCACCAGAGAGGACTGCTGCCGGCCATGTTTAAGCATCTGATTGGACAAGGACACCCTGAATTCAAGACCATGCGGCAGCAGGATGCGTTTGAATTCTTGTTGCATCTCTTCAAGAACGTCAGTCTTTCGAAGCACACCGACGGCCGGGTCAACCCCGTGGAACAGTTCCGATTCGAAGTTGAGCATCGCCTGCAATGTCTTTCCTGCAAAAAGGTTCGGTACAAGGTCGACGTGCAGGATAACATCTCAGTCGCAGTTCCCGCTCGCCGCGTCGCGGGCGAGCAGAACTCATTCGAAGCAGTTCAATTTTCTGAGTGCTTGGACATCTTCACTGCCGAGGAAACAGTCGAATTCACATGTCCGTCGTGTCAGAGCTCGGCTGGTTTCTCGAAACAAACCAAGTTCAAAACTCTGCCTCAGGAGTTCGCCGTGAATGCACGGCGCTTTGAGCTGGTCAACTGGGTTCCAACCAAGCTTGACATTCCTGTTCTTGTCAGCGACGAGCCAATTGACTTTGCTGCGTACTTGGCTGGTTCACATGATGCAAACGAGGAGCTGCTACCCGAACTTGAGGAAAGTGCTTCGTTTACTCCAAATCCAGAGGTCATGGACCAGCTTTTAGCCATGGGATTCCCATCAACTCGGTGCGAGAAGGCTCTGCACGCCACTGGCAACTCTGATCCGGAAGCCGCGATGAATTGGCTCTTCGCCCACATGGAAGATCCCGATATCGATGAGCCATTGGTTCTAGCTCAGACCTCCGGTTCGCAGAACGCTGGTGCACAGGATGAGTCCAAGATTGCTCAGTTGGGCGAAATGGGCATTGAACCTTCTCGCGCTCGGAAGGCTCTTGCTGCAACCGACGGTGACGTCGAGCGAGCCGTGGACTGGGTTTTCACGCATCCcgacgatggagatgagACGATGGAAAGTGAGGGCAATGCCGACGTGCCTCAGCAGGCAGGGCCAATCGGATATGCAACGCTACCTGCTCGCTATCAACTTCGGTCTATTGTTTGTCACAAAGGAACGTCTGTTCATGCAGG ACACTACGTGGCGTTTATCCGCAAGACACGGCCCGGTGAACAGTCCCTCTCGTGGGTTCTTTACAATGATGAAAAGGTGGTGGAGTGTGACAAGGTTGACGACATGAAACAAACCGCCTATCTTTACTTCTTGACCCGAGTCTAG